In Trichomycterus rosablanca isolate fTriRos1 chromosome 4, fTriRos1.hap1, whole genome shotgun sequence, one DNA window encodes the following:
- the LOC134311535 gene encoding uncharacterized protein LOC134311535: MALQILQLGTTVQVVQRQTDPLIQCILDNKENKLKQLLRGIGVNRKFSSALLNDDVTLLSAAVALGHENIINFLLKQHADPNISSTNGLTSLHYAAYTKGISLNIVNRLLAAKADPDGHPQQVLSPLQFAACNDRLDIVKALIESGACIELNYGKNKDVDSKVKNIILQLPSENQKMETCKMFFNFAVAVRRKSQLEVFNLFSENFLDEHPFTHLVLFEQYFTVQGPLAEQYREISIKWLKESTNRDLYIEGFIKRFHRIPQKHWISALNSFHAVIRMVREVSSQLFNEIVPIFTKCVQPTGSTQGDLFNPLTLRILCVVMDKSSKKKPSADGLDNSILRKLCISLKHLTKPQCSQEISILTYCLFASLYELIPEYIHSCGLDLVPDKVLLAAEIMTEDVIKEKLQTLDTKLRRPKDLRTLDSSTDGIHCQSSKSKKKKKKKKKKDDQEELSSNNNDERESKEKVDPCTFKTSVEESNSIVQPFELHTEKAMPRKWHSVSQRWKPKLEKLANLEESNIYRLRSLTIAVGPEFKIAKGSDGTEVYLGLRDDGTEVAVKRMLKSNYQDLKNEEAFLRLPQLDDPCIVRYVDFVEDDNFGYLVLQLCEYTLEEYIQHHLPRDHSQQLDVLRKIIKEVLYSLKVLHDPKIKVLHRDIKPQNVLIDITGKARLADFGISRRLSLEQTTLRTGPAGTKCWKARETLEEESNSGYKRSSDIQVAGMLVYYILSRGHHPFGKGLICELNIFNGKYSLEHVEDEVANDLVEWMINHDPRDRPKVEDTLVHPFFWTDEKKVEYLRKLGNTKEVENCRNADSELLQAVENITVGKTFSDWKAKLPSEIVQKVDDKKKPYPNNLLGLLRFIRILQEHYSDYAEEVNLMTLFPDLFRTVFKFAKKKGWNARPALRKWLSSLSVIQ; encoded by the exons ATGGCACTCCAGATATTGCAGTTAGGTACTACTGTTCAAGTTGTGCAAAGACAAACAGATCCCTTAATACAATGCATACTTgacaataaagaaaacaaattgaAGCAACTTCTCAGAGGAATTGGTGTTAATAGAAAATTTTCTTCTGCACTCCTGAATGATGATGTGACCCTGCTGTCAGCAGCTGTTGCACTTGGGCATGAAAATATTATAAACTTTTTACTGAAACAACATGCTGACCCTAATATATCCTCAACAAATGGACTAACATCTCTACATTATGCTGCATATACAAAAGGAATTTCACTTAATATTGTGAACAGATTACTTGCTGCCAAGGCCGACCCAGATGGTCATCCACAACAAGTGCTTTCACCGTTGCAATTTGCTGCCTGTAATGACAGACTGGACATTGTCAAAGCGCTAATTGAAAGTGGTGCTTGTATTGAATTGAATTACGGTAAAAACAAAGATGTTGACAGTAAGGTGAAGAATATTATACTCCAGTTACCTTCAGAAAATCAAAAAATGGAGACATGCAAAATGTTTTTCAATTTTGCTGTAGCAGTTCGCAGAAAATCACAACTAgaagttttcaacctttttagcgAAAATTTTTTAGATGagcatccattcacccatcttGTACTCTTTGAGCAATATTTTACTGTCCAGGGTCCTTTAGCAGAACAATATCGAGAAATTAGCATCAAGTGGTTAAAAGAATCCACAAACAGAGATCTATACATTGAAGGATTCATTAAACGCTTTCACAGGATTCCTCAGAAGCACTGGATAAGTGCACTAAACAGTTTTCATGCTGTTATACGCATGGTGAGGGAAGTATcttcccagctttttaatgagaTTGTACCAATTTTCACAAAATGTGTACAGCCCACTGGCAGCACTCAGGGAGATCTTTTCAATCCTCTAACACTTAGAATTCTCTGTGTGGTCATGGACAAGTCCTCAAAGAAAAAACCCAGTGCTGATGGTCTCGACAATTCCATTCTGAGGAAACTATGCATTAGTCTTAAGCATCTCACCAAACCTCAATGTTCACAAGAAATAAGCATTCTTACTTACTGTTTGTTTGCTTCTCTTTATGAGTTGATCCCAGAATATATTCATTCATGTGGATTAGATTTGGTGCCTGATAAGGTACTACTTGCTGCAGAGATTATGACAGAGGATGTTATTAAGGAAAAACTGCAAACTCTGGACACAAAGCTTAGACGCCCTAAAGACTTAAGGACTTTAGACagttcaactgatggaatacaCTGCCAATCAtcaaagagtaaaaaaaagaagaaaaagaagaagaaaaaagatgACCAAGAGGAACTTTCttcaaataataatgatgaacgAGAATCAAAAGAGAAAGTTGACCCATGTACCTTCAAAACGTCAGTTGAGGAATCAAATTCGATTGTGCAACCATTTGAACTACATACAGAGAAAGCAATGCCAAGAAAATGGCACTCAGTCAGCCAACGCTGGAAGCCCAAGTTGGAGAAACTTGCTAACTTAGAAGAAAGTAATATCTACAGATTGAGAAGTCTGACAATTGCGGTTGGCCCTGAATTCAAAATAGCTAAAGGAAGTGATGGGACAGAGGTTTATCTTGGTTTGCGAGATGATGGCACAGAGGTGGCTGTTAAAAGAATGCTAAAGTCCAATTATCAAGATCTTAAAAATGAGGAGGCGTTTTTACGGCTTCCACAGCTTGACGACCCTTGTATTGTGAGATATGTGGACTTTGTGGAGGATGACAACTTTGGATATCTTGTCCTTCAACTTTGTGAATACACACTGGAGGAATACATCCAACACCATCTGCCAAGGGACCATTCTCAGCAGCTGGATGTTCTGAGGAAAATTATAAAAGAAGTTCTTTATAGTCTTAAAGTTCTTCATGACCCAAAAATCAAAGTGTTGCATCGGGACATTAAACCCCAAAATGTTCTCATTG ATATAACTGGTAAGGCAAGATTAGCTGATTTTGGCATTAGTCGGAGATTGAGTTTGGAGCAGACAACTTTGCGCACTGGCCCTGCTGGAACAAAGTGCTGGAAAGCTAGAGAGACTCTTGAAGAAGAGAGTAACAGTGGCTACAAGAGAAGTTCTGACATTCAG gtAGCAGGTATGTTAGTATATTATATCCTTTCTCGGGGACACCATCCATTTGGCAAAGGTTTAATATGTGagttaaacatttttaatggaAAGTACTCTCTGGAACATGTGGAGGATGAGGTAGCAAATGACCTAGTGGAGTGGATGATTAACCATGATCCAAGAGACAGACCTAAAGTTGAGGACACCCTGGTTCACCCATTCTTTTGGACAGATGAAAA GAAGGTGGAGTACTTAAGAAAGCTTGGAAACACAAAAGAGGTGGAAAACTGTCGTAATGCTGATAGTGAGCTTCTTCAAGCTGTGGAGAATATTACAGTGGGAAAAACGTTTTCTGACTGGAAGGCAAAA CTACCCTCAGAAATTGTTCAGAAAGTGGATGACAAGAAAAAGCCTTACCCGAATAACCTCTTAGGCTTGCTGAGGTTCATACGAATTCTGCAGGAGCATTA CTCTGATTATGCAGAGGAAGTAAACTTGATGACCTTATTCCCTGACCTTTTTCGAACTGTTTTCAAGTTCGCCAAAAAGAAAGGATGGAACGCCAGGCCTGCTCTGAGGAAATGGCTTTCCTCATTATCAGTGATTCAATAA